The following proteins come from a genomic window of Chryseobacterium glaciei:
- a CDS encoding ferric siderophore ABC transporter substrate-binding protein: protein MRSYTVNKDEQNRDRIKSAILSILIWSAILLFVFLYKLKPELDKKPDEVVTTMLVNFGDNRNGKGIEEPADQEGSLAAATEVVTPEPVETPVPETKTVVKPEPQPETKKAEAKEKVITGNNSKLTVPKKEEAKKSDKKAATSTSASKNTKKAGATTANSKTGNGDGKGNAAIGNLIKGRGTKAGSQGTGEGMGNAGDPLGGDGNGDSKVGIDRKLIGYIPGTMGRGGSQPANSCTASGTITIAYTVDKAGNVVSARRSGGTSDSCISSTAVSWVKKYVKAEKASTSSTGTYKITF from the coding sequence ATGAGAAGTTATACAGTGAACAAAGACGAGCAAAACCGAGACAGGATAAAGAGTGCGATACTTTCTATCCTTATTTGGTCTGCAATCCTGCTTTTTGTTTTTCTATATAAATTAAAGCCGGAGCTGGATAAAAAGCCTGATGAAGTTGTTACCACAATGCTCGTCAATTTTGGAGATAACCGAAACGGAAAAGGCATTGAAGAACCTGCTGACCAGGAAGGAAGTCTAGCTGCCGCGACAGAAGTTGTGACTCCAGAACCTGTAGAAACTCCTGTTCCTGAAACTAAAACCGTTGTAAAACCTGAACCCCAGCCTGAAACGAAGAAGGCTGAAGCTAAGGAGAAAGTAATTACAGGAAATAATTCAAAACTTACGGTTCCTAAAAAAGAAGAAGCTAAAAAATCTGATAAAAAAGCAGCAACAAGTACATCTGCTTCTAAAAATACGAAGAAAGCAGGCGCCACAACAGCCAACTCCAAAACTGGAAATGGTGATGGAAAAGGAAATGCAGCCATCGGAAATTTAATTAAAGGAAGAGGAACCAAAGCCGGAAGCCAAGGAACGGGAGAAGGAATGGGAAATGCAGGTGATCCTCTTGGTGGAGATGGAAATGGCGATAGCAAAGTCGGAATCGATAGAAAATTAATAGGATACATTCCCGGAACAATGGGAAGAGGAGGTTCACAGCCAGCCAATAGCTGTACGGCGAGTGGAACAATCACAATTGCCTACACCGTAGATAAAGCAGGAAATGTAGTCTCTGCAAGACGATCAGGAGGAACATCAGATTCCTGTATTTCTTCTACAGCGGTGTCTTGGGTTAAGAAGTATGTGAAAGCCGAAAAAGCAAGCACATCCTCCACCGGAACTTATAAAATAACATTCTAA
- a CDS encoding nucleoside recognition domain-containing protein encodes MVLSRIWSAFIIVAIAIASIKYMSSSHYKTIFNDMVVGKGGDTVQIATQKMNTLSPIVRDSLMKKQNFADSRIHYKTDSLKQDVKVYRVQESDGVIGTSETAVKICIGLIGIMTLFMGFMSIAEKAGGINLLSRLIQPFFSKLFPEIPKNHPAFGHMLMNFSANLLGLDNAATPFGLKAMESLQTLNPNKDTASNSQIMFLCLHAGGMTLIPVSIIAIRASMGSKTPTDIFLPCMIATFAATLAAMIIVSLYQKINLLRPVVIAYVGGISAIIGLLVVYLVQLSKDELDTFSKVLSNGLILFIFLGIVLGALYKKINVFDAFIEGAKEGFTTCVKIIPYLVGMLIAISLLRTSGVFDVIIDGMKWVAYTANFDPRFVDGLPTALIKPLSGSGARGMMVDTMSTFGADSFQGKLAAVLQGSSDTTFYVIAVYFGAVAVKNTRYTVIAMLLADLVGVITAIALAYLFFA; translated from the coding sequence ATGGTTCTCAGCAGAATTTGGTCGGCTTTTATTATCGTTGCCATTGCTATAGCAAGCATAAAGTATATGTCATCAAGTCATTACAAAACCATTTTCAATGATATGGTTGTTGGAAAAGGCGGTGATACGGTGCAGATAGCAACTCAGAAAATGAATACCCTCTCTCCTATTGTCCGAGACAGTTTGATGAAAAAACAGAATTTTGCCGATAGCAGAATTCATTACAAGACAGATTCTCTGAAACAAGATGTAAAAGTTTACCGTGTTCAGGAATCAGATGGCGTTATCGGAACCTCTGAAACCGCTGTGAAGATCTGTATCGGTTTAATTGGAATCATGACCTTATTCATGGGATTCATGAGTATCGCAGAAAAAGCCGGCGGAATCAATCTTTTAAGTCGATTAATTCAACCTTTCTTTTCAAAATTATTCCCGGAAATACCAAAAAACCACCCTGCTTTCGGGCATATGTTAATGAATTTCAGTGCTAATCTTTTAGGATTGGATAATGCCGCAACACCATTTGGTTTAAAAGCCATGGAAAGTCTTCAAACTTTAAATCCAAATAAAGATACTGCGAGTAATTCACAGATTATGTTTCTGTGTCTTCACGCAGGAGGAATGACTTTAATTCCGGTTTCTATCATCGCAATTAGAGCTTCTATGGGTTCTAAAACCCCAACGGATATTTTCCTTCCTTGTATGATCGCGACGTTTGCAGCTACATTAGCGGCAATGATTATTGTTTCTTTATATCAGAAAATAAATCTTCTTCGTCCTGTAGTTATCGCTTATGTAGGCGGAATTTCAGCGATCATTGGACTTTTGGTTGTATACCTGGTTCAATTAAGCAAAGATGAATTAGACACCTTTAGTAAAGTTTTAAGCAACGGACTGATTCTCTTTATTTTCTTGGGAATTGTTCTTGGTGCACTTTATAAAAAAATTAATGTTTTTGATGCTTTTATTGAAGGGGCAAAAGAAGGTTTTACAACCTGCGTCAAGATTATTCCTTATCTAGTTGGAATGCTGATTGCAATTTCTCTTTTAAGAACTTCAGGAGTTTTTGATGTCATCATCGATGGAATGAAATGGGTAGCGTACACTGCTAATTTTGATCCTCGTTTTGTTGACGGACTTCCAACCGCATTAATCAAACCTCTATCCGGTTCCGGAGCCCGTGGAATGATGGTTGACACCATGTCAACTTTCGGAGCAGATAGTTTCCAAGGGAAGTTGGCTGCTGTTCTGCAGGGAAGTTCAGATACGACGTTTTACGTGATTGCTGTTTATTTTGGAGCAGTAGCAGTGAAGAATACAAGATATACGGTAATTGCTATGCTTTTGGCAGATTTAGTGGGTGTTATTACTGCGATTGCGTTGGCTTATTTGTTTTTTGCATAA
- a CDS encoding bestrophin family protein — protein sequence MRAYNTKHFLKILFSLHKSDTLKILFPSMILVGLYSWGIQYLEVEYFHLTSKSGVSNVGMIHSLLGFVLSLLLVFRTNTAYDRWWEGRKLWGKLVNDTRNFAVKINNILVDDRKDAEQIARYLKFYPHFLAKHLSKESTRLALDEDYSEIEKSLKHHGPSEIVILLTHKLGQLKKEGKISDIEMLYLDTQLSGFLDVCGGCERIKNTPIPYSYSSFIKKFIILYVFALPIAYVINIGLFMVPLTVFVYYVLMSLEMIAEEIEDPFNNDENDIPMETLAQNIEKNVHQIMGLKK from the coding sequence ATGAGAGCCTACAACACCAAACATTTCCTTAAAATCCTTTTCAGTTTACATAAAAGTGATACATTGAAAATTCTTTTTCCAAGTATGATTTTGGTGGGATTGTACTCTTGGGGAATTCAATATTTAGAAGTGGAATATTTTCATCTTACTTCAAAATCTGGAGTCAGCAATGTGGGAATGATTCATTCGTTATTAGGTTTTGTGCTTTCTTTATTGTTGGTTTTCAGAACAAATACAGCGTACGACAGATGGTGGGAAGGCAGAAAACTTTGGGGAAAGTTGGTAAATGATACCCGAAATTTTGCCGTAAAAATCAATAATATTTTAGTTGATGACAGAAAAGATGCTGAGCAAATCGCAAGATATTTAAAGTTTTATCCTCACTTTTTAGCAAAACATCTTTCAAAGGAATCTACGAGATTGGCTTTGGATGAAGATTATTCTGAAATTGAAAAATCTTTGAAACACCACGGCCCAAGTGAAATCGTCATTCTTTTAACTCATAAATTAGGTCAGTTAAAAAAAGAAGGAAAAATATCAGACATTGAAATGCTGTATTTAGACACCCAACTTTCAGGTTTTCTGGATGTTTGCGGAGGCTGTGAAAGAATTAAAAACACTCCGATTCCTTATTCTTACTCTTCGTTTATCAAGAAATTTATTATTCTTTACGTTTTTGCCTTGCCGATTGCTTATGTCATTAATATCGGGCTTTTCATGGTTCCGTTGACGGTTTTTGTATATTATGTATTGATGAGTCTGGAAATGATTGCAGAAGAAATTGAAGATCCTTTTAATAATGATGAAAATGATATTCCGATGGAAACTTTAGCACAGAATATAGAGAAGAATGTTCATCAAATTATGGGATTAAAAAAATAA
- a CDS encoding cupin-like domain-containing protein: MILENVDVVNDISKEDFQKNYFKKHKPLLIKNFASRWDAFDKWNFDFIREKAGEQDVPLYDNKPADASKSTDAPVTHMKMKDYIDTIKSKPSDLRIFFYIITDRLPELLKNFTYPDLGMKFFKRLPTLFFGGSDAHVLMHYDVDLGDFLHIHFEGKKRILLFDQKQSPFLYKVPLSVHTIYDVDYENPDYEKFPALKYAKGFEIFMEHGDALFIPGAFWHFNRYLEPGFSMSLRALPNKPKVFANMLYHVFIMRYTDKLMRKIFKSKWVNYKQKWAYEKSTEALEKRLNNT; encoded by the coding sequence ATGATTCTCGAAAACGTAGATGTTGTAAACGATATCAGTAAAGAAGATTTTCAGAAAAATTATTTCAAAAAGCATAAACCTCTCTTAATTAAAAATTTTGCGAGCCGTTGGGATGCTTTCGACAAATGGAATTTCGATTTTATCCGCGAAAAAGCAGGTGAACAAGACGTTCCCCTGTATGATAACAAACCCGCAGATGCTTCTAAAAGTACAGATGCTCCCGTCACACACATGAAGATGAAGGATTATATTGATACCATAAAAAGTAAACCGTCAGATCTTCGTATTTTCTTTTATATTATCACTGACAGGCTTCCTGAACTATTGAAAAATTTCACCTATCCTGATCTTGGAATGAAGTTTTTCAAAAGACTTCCGACTTTGTTTTTCGGGGGAAGCGATGCTCATGTTTTAATGCATTATGATGTCGATCTTGGTGATTTTCTTCACATCCATTTTGAAGGAAAGAAGAGGATTTTATTATTTGACCAAAAGCAATCTCCCTTTTTATATAAAGTTCCGCTGTCGGTTCACACGATCTATGATGTAGATTATGAAAACCCGGATTACGAAAAATTTCCGGCTTTAAAATATGCAAAAGGCTTTGAGATCTTCATGGAACATGGCGATGCACTTTTTATTCCGGGAGCATTTTGGCATTTCAACAGATATTTGGAACCCGGATTTTCAATGTCACTTCGGGCACTTCCTAATAAACCGAAAGTTTTTGCCAATATGCTGTATCATGTTTTCATTATGAGATATACAGATAAACTGATGCGAAAAATCTTTAAATCTAAATGGGTGAATTACAAACAGAAATGGGCGTATGAAAAAAGTACTGAAGCTTTGGAAAAGCGGCTAAACAATACATGA
- a CDS encoding ATP-grasp domain-containing protein: protein MKAYIQTDKNGEFYNVNAFVAYEGFKNFGFETQKFIDVDEILDKTPEYIIVGGIGNVRKRLQNLNIIRKNKEIDYPEELKPFIKRKIWSSSINEVFNKKEWNIFIKPQTETKLFVGKVIKNEMDFLGLIYEEKDTEIWCSELVNFKTEWRCFIRYKEILDIRRYKGDWDTKIDIKTVLSAVDSFISQPNSYALDFGVNERGEMFLVEVNDGHSLGTYGLSSANYAKFLSARWSELTQTEDYLNF from the coding sequence ATGAAAGCTTATATTCAAACTGATAAAAATGGAGAATTTTATAATGTAAATGCTTTTGTAGCCTATGAAGGGTTCAAAAATTTCGGCTTTGAAACTCAGAAGTTTATTGACGTTGATGAGATTTTAGATAAAACTCCTGAATACATTATTGTTGGTGGAATTGGAAATGTAAGAAAGCGATTGCAAAATTTAAATATCATTCGTAAAAACAAAGAAATAGATTATCCCGAAGAATTAAAACCATTTATAAAAAGAAAAATTTGGAGCTCTTCCATCAACGAAGTATTCAATAAAAAAGAATGGAATATTTTTATCAAACCTCAAACAGAAACAAAATTATTCGTTGGAAAAGTCATTAAAAACGAAATGGATTTTTTAGGATTAATTTATGAAGAGAAAGACACTGAAATTTGGTGCTCTGAACTTGTAAATTTCAAAACAGAATGGAGGTGCTTTATTCGATATAAAGAAATTCTTGACATAAGAAGATATAAAGGAGATTGGGATACAAAAATCGATATAAAAACTGTTTTATCAGCAGTAGATTCGTTTATTTCACAACCCAATTCATATGCGTTAGATTTTGGTGTAAATGAAAGGGGTGAAATGTTTTTAGTAGAAGTTAATGATGGTCATTCATTAGGAACTTATGGTCTTTCATCTGCTAATTATGCTAAATTTCTCTCAGCAAGATGGAGCGAATTAACCCAAACAGAGGATTATTTAAACTTTTAA
- a CDS encoding DUF6973 domain-containing protein, producing the protein MRTFKIFFNTIRSMSFKKICRLLSLVLPHPLFSLLSFYATMQAFTIAQKRFPKTASNNGIGNAFRHALWCAFILMYCSKISSPEKALDFCKRITDMHEELFPNKPLETKMDLHNNKIGMDYFMELLPGIHRQFFEKGFFIDALIDKMKDAKVLKNLDDDFAGHLVYLDEK; encoded by the coding sequence ATGAGGACTTTTAAAATATTTTTCAATACAATCCGAAGTATGAGCTTTAAAAAGATTTGTCGTCTTTTGTCGCTTGTTCTTCCTCATCCTCTTTTTTCTTTATTAAGCTTTTATGCTACTATGCAGGCTTTTACTATCGCTCAGAAACGCTTTCCCAAAACGGCTTCCAATAATGGCATTGGTAATGCTTTCAGACACGCTCTTTGGTGCGCTTTCATCCTGATGTATTGTAGCAAGATTTCTTCACCCGAAAAAGCATTGGATTTCTGTAAAAGAATAACCGATATGCACGAAGAGCTATTCCCAAATAAACCATTAGAAACCAAAATGGATCTTCATAACAATAAAATCGGAATGGATTATTTCATGGAATTGTTACCCGGAATTCACCGTCAGTTTTTTGAAAAAGGATTTTTTATTGATGCTTTAATTGATAAAATGAAAGACGCAAAAGTTCTGAAAAACCTGGATGATGATTTTGCGGGACACTTGGTTTATCTTGACGAAAAGTAG
- a CDS encoding NAD kinase: MKAAIYSQKKDLDTFLYLSKFVSELESRGVKSVLYEGMAEALQFSKIFETFNNKQDLIDKEVDLFFTFGGDGTIVNSLTFIEDLEIPIVGVNTGRLGFLASFTKEEAFKELDAILKGDVKTSRRAVIEVVSPRSDEFFPYALNDVTVSRKETTSMVTVDSYINDEFLNVFWGDGVIVSTPTGSTAYSLSCGGPIISPNNENFVITPIAPHNLNVRPLVVNDRVEIKFKVESRVPQYSLSLDSRLIHIETDQEIIIKKASFQILLVQPNDLSFYETIRQKLLWGRDKRN, from the coding sequence ATGAAGGCAGCCATATATTCTCAGAAAAAAGATCTTGATACTTTTTTATATTTAAGCAAATTTGTTTCAGAACTTGAAAGCAGAGGCGTAAAATCTGTTTTGTACGAGGGAATGGCGGAAGCGCTTCAGTTTTCAAAAATATTTGAGACCTTTAATAATAAGCAGGATCTTATTGATAAAGAAGTTGATCTTTTCTTCACTTTCGGTGGAGACGGAACGATTGTAAACTCTTTAACTTTCATTGAAGATCTTGAAATCCCAATTGTTGGTGTAAACACCGGAAGATTAGGATTTTTGGCAAGTTTTACTAAAGAAGAAGCCTTCAAAGAATTGGATGCGATCTTAAAAGGTGATGTAAAAACGAGCCGTCGTGCTGTTATTGAAGTCGTTTCACCAAGATCAGACGAATTTTTTCCGTATGCTTTAAATGATGTTACCGTTTCCAGAAAAGAAACGACATCTATGGTTACGGTTGATTCATATATTAATGATGAATTTTTAAATGTATTCTGGGGAGATGGCGTTATCGTTTCTACCCCAACAGGCTCTACTGCTTACTCTTTGAGTTGTGGTGGACCGATCATTTCTCCCAATAACGAAAACTTCGTCATCACTCCTATCGCTCCTCACAATCTGAATGTGAGACCTTTAGTGGTTAATGACAGAGTAGAAATAAAATTCAAAGTTGAAAGCCGAGTGCCTCAATATTCGCTTTCTTTAGATTCAAGATTAATACATATAGAAACAGATCAGGAGATCATCATTAAAAAGGCAAGTTTCCAGATACTTTTGGTACAGCCGAATGATCTGAGCTTCTACGAAACCATCCGCCAGAAACTACTTTGGGGGCGCGACAAAAGAAATTAA
- a CDS encoding CBS domain-containing protein yields MLEDFGYSHIFVKKSNHFYGAIAQDFLYEEEGTLKDLEHQIERFAILEDNNIMDSIRLFYTFNASIIPVINKNEKYLGYIGSDDIFQDLSKYPLFSELGAILTIETPARRYSMTEIANIIESNNSKFYGGFISFMSDEVIHVTIKISNENLGSIDATFDRYDYRIVEKFYSDEKSDLFKDRFGFLQKFIEI; encoded by the coding sequence ATGTTAGAGGACTTTGGATATTCTCATATTTTCGTTAAAAAATCCAATCACTTTTACGGAGCAATTGCGCAGGATTTCCTTTATGAAGAAGAAGGAACCCTGAAAGATCTTGAACATCAGATCGAGCGTTTTGCAATTCTTGAGGATAACAATATTATGGACAGCATTCGTTTGTTTTATACCTTCAATGCCAGTATAATTCCGGTTATCAATAAAAACGAAAAGTATTTGGGATACATCGGCTCCGACGACATTTTCCAGGATTTGTCTAAATATCCGCTGTTTTCGGAACTAGGAGCTATCCTTACGATTGAAACCCCCGCCAGAAGATATTCAATGACAGAAATTGCCAATATTATTGAGAGTAACAACTCTAAATTTTATGGTGGATTCATCAGTTTTATGTCCGATGAAGTAATTCATGTGACCATAAAAATAAGCAATGAAAATCTGGGCTCGATAGACGCAACTTTTGACCGTTATGATTATAGAATTGTAGAAAAATTCTATTCTGACGAAAAATCTGATTTGTTTAAAGACAGATTCGGCTTTTTACAAAAATTCATAGAAATTTAA
- the fbaA gene encoding class II fructose-bisphosphate aldolase has protein sequence MSRIFPAGVATGQLVTDIFQHAKENKYALPAVNVIGSSNVNAVMETAAKLNSPVIIQFSNGGAAFNAGKGLSNDGQKAAILGSIAGARHIHTLAEAYGATVILHTDHCAKKLLPWIDGLLDASEEFYKQTGKSLYSSHMLDLSEESLEENLEISVKYFERMAKMQMTLEVEIGVTGGEEDGVDNSDVDNSKLYTQPEDIAYTYEKLKAVSDNFTIAAAFGNVHGVYKPGNVVLTPKILDNSQKFVEEKFGTGEKPVNFVFHGGSGSTLEEIREAIDYGVIKMNIDTDLQFAYTEGIRDYMVNNIDYLRAQIGNPEGEEKPNKKFYDPRAWVRKGEETFSTRLVKAFEDLNNVNTLK, from the coding sequence ATGAGCAGAATTTTCCCGGCAGGAGTTGCCACAGGTCAATTAGTTACTGATATTTTTCAGCATGCTAAAGAAAACAAATATGCATTACCAGCTGTAAACGTAATTGGTTCTAGCAATGTAAATGCTGTTATGGAAACTGCAGCAAAATTAAACTCTCCTGTTATCATTCAGTTTTCTAACGGTGGAGCTGCTTTTAACGCAGGAAAAGGATTAAGCAATGACGGTCAGAAGGCTGCTATTTTAGGATCTATTGCCGGAGCTAGACATATTCACACTCTTGCAGAAGCTTACGGAGCGACTGTAATTTTACATACTGACCACTGTGCAAAAAAATTATTGCCTTGGATCGACGGATTATTGGATGCTAGTGAAGAATTTTATAAGCAGACAGGTAAATCTCTTTACTCTTCTCACATGTTGGATCTTTCTGAAGAATCTTTAGAAGAAAACTTGGAGATTTCTGTTAAGTATTTCGAAAGAATGGCTAAAATGCAGATGACTTTAGAAGTTGAGATCGGTGTTACAGGAGGTGAAGAAGATGGTGTTGATAACTCTGATGTAGACAACTCTAAATTATATACTCAGCCTGAAGATATTGCTTATACTTATGAGAAATTAAAAGCTGTTTCAGACAACTTTACTATTGCAGCAGCATTCGGTAACGTACACGGAGTTTACAAGCCTGGAAACGTGGTTCTTACACCAAAAATCCTTGACAACTCTCAGAAATTTGTTGAAGAAAAATTCGGAACTGGTGAAAAGCCTGTGAATTTCGTATTCCACGGAGGTTCTGGATCTACTTTAGAAGAGATCAGAGAAGCTATCGATTACGGTGTGATCAAAATGAACATTGACACAGATCTTCAATTCGCTTACACAGAAGGAATTAGAGATTATATGGTTAACAATATTGATTATTTAAGAGCTCAAATCGGAAATCCTGAAGGAGAAGAAAAACCTAACAAAAAATTCTATGACCCAAGAGCTTGGGTAAGAAAAGGTGAAGAAACTTTCTCTACAAGATTGGTTAAAGCGTTTGAAGACTTAAATAACGTAAATACGCTTAAATAA
- the accD gene encoding acetyl-CoA carboxylase, carboxyltransferase subunit beta, whose amino-acid sequence MAFDWFKRKAKNITTSTDEKKDVPKGLWHQTPSGKVVEHDELKKNNYVSPEDGFHVRIGSAEFFDILFDEGKFTELDANVESIDILNFKDTKPYADRLKEVRAKTKLTDSIRNGVGTVNGTKMVVSCMDFAFIGGSLGSVMGEKIRRAIDYCIANKLPYMIICQSGGARMQEATYSLMQLAKVQAKLAQLSEAGLLYIAYLCDPTFGGITASFAMTADIIMAEPKALIGFAGPRVIRETIGRDLPEGFQTSEFLQEKGFVDFIVKRTEIKEVVAKTVNLLAVHA is encoded by the coding sequence ATGGCATTCGACTGGTTTAAAAGAAAAGCAAAAAACATTACGACCTCTACTGATGAAAAAAAGGATGTTCCCAAAGGTCTTTGGCACCAAACTCCGTCAGGAAAAGTAGTAGAACATGACGAACTGAAGAAAAACAATTATGTTTCTCCTGAAGACGGATTTCATGTAAGAATAGGAAGTGCAGAATTTTTTGATATCCTTTTTGACGAAGGTAAATTCACTGAACTAGATGCTAATGTTGAAAGTATAGACATCCTAAACTTCAAAGATACAAAGCCTTACGCTGATCGTTTGAAAGAAGTAAGAGCAAAAACAAAGCTTACAGATTCCATCAGAAATGGTGTAGGAACTGTAAACGGAACTAAAATGGTAGTTTCTTGTATGGATTTTGCTTTTATTGGAGGATCGTTAGGTTCTGTAATGGGTGAAAAGATCAGAAGAGCAATTGATTACTGTATCGCCAACAAACTTCCTTATATGATCATTTGTCAGTCAGGAGGAGCGAGAATGCAGGAAGCAACCTATTCTTTGATGCAATTGGCTAAAGTACAGGCTAAATTGGCTCAACTTTCAGAAGCAGGACTTTTATACATCGCATATCTTTGCGACCCTACTTTTGGAGGAATTACAGCTTCTTTCGCAATGACTGCAGATATCATTATGGCTGAACCTAAAGCTTTGATCGGCTTTGCAGGACCAAGAGTTATCCGTGAGACCATCGGTAGAGACTTACCGGAAGGTTTCCAAACTTCTGAATTCTTGCAGGAAAAAGGATTCGTTGATTTCATCGTAAAAAGAACTGAAATTAAAGAAGTAGTAGCTAAGACAGTAAATTTATTAGCAGTACATGCTTAA
- a CDS encoding RNA methyltransferase, giving the protein MVHKLKLEELNRIDVETFKKVEKIPLIIVLDNIRSMHNVGATFRTADAFLIEKIILCGITPQPPHREIHKAALGATESVDWSHESDINTTISDLKSKGFEIIGIEQTSNSQMITDFTIDKTKKYALILGNEVEGISDEALENIDTFLEIPQLGTKHSLNVSVCGGIVMWEFTKALK; this is encoded by the coding sequence TTGGTACACAAATTAAAACTGGAAGAACTTAACAGAATAGATGTAGAAACATTCAAGAAAGTTGAGAAAATTCCTTTAATCATAGTTTTAGATAATATTAGAAGTATGCACAATGTGGGTGCTACTTTCAGAACGGCAGATGCTTTTTTAATTGAAAAAATTATTCTGTGCGGGATCACTCCACAACCGCCTCACCGTGAGATTCACAAGGCGGCATTAGGCGCAACAGAAAGTGTTGACTGGAGCCATGAAAGTGATATTAACACTACAATTAGCGATCTGAAAAGTAAAGGATTTGAAATTATCGGTATTGAACAAACCTCAAACAGCCAGATGATTACAGATTTCACGATCGATAAGACAAAGAAATATGCTTTAATTCTTGGAAATGAAGTTGAAGGAATCAGCGATGAAGCATTAGAAAATATTGATACATTTTTAGAGATTCCGCAGTTAGGAACCAAGCATTCTTTAAATGTAAGCGTATGTGGAGGAATCGTGATGTGGGAGTTCACAAAGGCCTTAAAATAA
- a CDS encoding ExbD/TolR family protein, with amino-acid sequence MKIQRRNKANPEFSLAAMTDVILLMLIFFMITSSAANQSAIEVNLPKAGAVEDNIPNPLVVSIKPDGSYFVDDSPVTKDQLEPLIVSKLNNQANKSFTIRADENTMHKDVVFVMEIAEKNKFNIAIATVKDK; translated from the coding sequence ATGAAAATTCAGAGAAGAAATAAAGCGAATCCCGAATTCAGTTTGGCAGCGATGACCGATGTTATCTTGCTGATGCTGATATTCTTTATGATTACTTCATCGGCCGCCAATCAAAGCGCTATTGAGGTAAATTTGCCGAAAGCGGGAGCGGTAGAAGATAATATTCCCAATCCTTTGGTGGTAAGTATTAAGCCGGACGGATCTTATTTTGTGGATGATAGTCCTGTGACGAAAGATCAATTGGAGCCGTTGATTGTCAGTAAATTAAATAACCAAGCCAACAAGTCTTTTACAATTCGTGCAGACGAAAATACAATGCATAAAGATGTTGTTTTTGTAATGGAAATTGCTGAAAAGAATAAATTCAATATTGCCATTGCGACGGTTAAAGATAAATAA
- a CDS encoding toxin-antitoxin system YwqK family antitoxin: MKYIFLLLFSTTSFALAQKPCGFKDGLQEGNCKQFYESGQVKEVADWKKGKLEGDAIFYFENGKTQAKGEYKKGYKVKEWDYYDKNGVLTSKEVFRNGDKNVYDNSSTATFYSTSGAVIEVSNYKFGKLDGESKLFHDDGKSVKQVGFYQNGLAIGKWKALYPSEKIQRETEFVNDKRDGNRVHYREDGSIEKTEVYKEGRLISTK; the protein is encoded by the coding sequence ATGAAATACATTTTTCTGTTACTATTTTCAACAACGTCTTTTGCATTAGCACAAAAACCATGCGGATTTAAAGACGGTCTACAGGAAGGAAACTGCAAACAGTTCTATGAAAGCGGACAGGTAAAAGAAGTTGCCGACTGGAAAAAAGGAAAATTAGAAGGTGACGCCATTTTCTATTTTGAAAATGGAAAAACACAGGCCAAAGGAGAATATAAAAAAGGATATAAAGTAAAAGAATGGGATTATTACGATAAAAATGGCGTTTTAACCTCGAAAGAAGTCTTTAGAAATGGAGATAAAAACGTTTATGATAATAGTTCTACTGCAACTTTTTATTCAACTTCAGGCGCTGTGATTGAAGTTTCTAATTATAAATTTGGTAAATTAGACGGCGAAAGTAAACTTTTTCATGATGATGGGAAGTCGGTAAAGCAGGTTGGTTTTTATCAAAACGGTCTTGCAATCGGGAAATGGAAGGCGCTTTATCCATCAGAAAAAATCCAGAGAGAAACGGAGTTCGTAAATGATAAAAGAGACGGCAACAGAGTTCATTATCGCGAAGACGGAAGCATCGAAAAAACGGAAGTTTACAAAGAAGGAAGATTAATTTCAACAAAATAA